A genomic segment from Streptosporangium roseum DSM 43021 encodes:
- a CDS encoding ABC transporter ATP-binding protein, producing MRTPQLADATGTGTAGLGNVIEVGGLRQKYGDFEAVRGISFTVPKGELFALLGTNGAGKTTTMEVLEGFTPATDGTVRVLGLDPVRQHRELRPRVGIMLQEGGFLGDLTVAETVDLWKGLSEDAGRPVTMAGSTELSGSLSLFGRVRGVDRATMGALELVGLESKARTKVRQLSGGQKRRLDLALAVLSRPEVLFLDEPTTGMDPEARRTTWQVIEDLRAGGTTVLLTTHYLEEAERLASRLAIMHEGLIHTYGTVEEVVAGSGDTIAFRLPGTAWSFGDLPAPDGVIPTLTYADGGTEVAYTLTGGQPGTRAHAALRPLLAWADERGEVLERLAVRRGTLEDAFMRVVGERR from the coding sequence ATGAGAACACCACAGCTTGCGGACGCGACCGGCACCGGAACCGCCGGCCTCGGGAACGTGATCGAGGTCGGCGGTCTCCGGCAGAAGTACGGCGACTTCGAGGCCGTACGCGGGATCTCCTTCACCGTCCCGAAGGGCGAGCTGTTCGCCCTGCTCGGCACCAACGGCGCGGGCAAGACCACCACGATGGAGGTCCTGGAGGGCTTCACCCCCGCCACCGACGGCACGGTCCGGGTGCTCGGCCTCGATCCGGTCAGGCAGCACCGCGAGCTGCGGCCCCGCGTCGGGATCATGCTGCAGGAGGGGGGCTTCCTCGGCGACCTCACCGTGGCCGAGACTGTGGACCTGTGGAAGGGGCTGAGCGAGGACGCCGGCCGCCCGGTCACGATGGCCGGCAGCACCGAGCTGTCCGGGAGCCTCAGCCTCTTCGGCCGGGTCCGGGGCGTGGACCGGGCGACCATGGGGGCGCTGGAGCTGGTCGGACTGGAGAGCAAGGCCAGGACCAAGGTCCGGCAGCTCTCCGGCGGCCAGAAGCGCAGGCTCGACCTCGCGCTCGCGGTGCTCTCGCGGCCGGAGGTGCTCTTCCTGGACGAGCCGACCACCGGGATGGACCCCGAGGCCCGCCGTACCACCTGGCAGGTGATCGAGGACCTGCGGGCCGGCGGCACCACGGTGCTGCTCACCACGCACTACCTGGAGGAGGCCGAGCGCCTCGCCAGCAGGCTGGCCATCATGCATGAGGGCCTCATCCACACCTACGGGACGGTCGAGGAGGTGGTGGCCGGCTCCGGCGACACCATCGCCTTCCGGCTCCCCGGCACCGCCTGGTCCTTCGGCGACCTGCCCGCCCCGGACGGCGTCATCCCCACGCTGACCTATGCCGACGGCGGCACCGAGGTCGCCTACACCCTCACCGGCGGACAGCCGGGGACCCGCGCGCACGCCGCGCTCCGGCCACTGCTGGCCTGGGCCGACGAGCGCGGCGAGGTCCTGGAGCGGCTCGCCGTACGCCGGGGGACCCTTGAGGACGCCTTCATGCGCGTGGTGGGAGAGCGGCGATGA
- a CDS encoding TetR/AcrR family transcriptional regulator: protein MSAEERLAERRERLITAAYTLYSDPGFPETTIEKLCAAARISNRAFYECFSGRNELLQAVHDRCVQETLLSVSKSIEQAPDTLLSRVEAGIAGYIGFVTEDRRRARIMHLEVRRAGDCLTRSRQQAVAAFSQIIEANVFDLPGAVKANQRLLALGMIGAIQELLIEWVLADDPPAVDHLISTAVHIFYRSFVT, encoded by the coding sequence ATGTCAGCGGAGGAGCGGCTGGCGGAGCGCCGGGAGCGCTTGATCACCGCGGCGTACACGCTCTACTCCGACCCCGGTTTTCCGGAGACCACGATCGAGAAGCTGTGCGCCGCGGCCCGCATCTCCAATCGTGCCTTCTACGAGTGTTTCTCCGGCCGTAACGAGTTACTGCAGGCGGTGCACGACAGATGTGTGCAGGAGACGCTGTTGTCGGTGTCGAAGTCCATCGAGCAGGCCCCGGACACGCTGCTCAGCCGGGTCGAGGCGGGCATCGCCGGATATATCGGCTTCGTCACCGAGGACAGGCGCCGTGCCCGGATCATGCACCTGGAGGTGCGCCGGGCGGGCGACTGCCTCACCAGGTCGCGGCAGCAGGCGGTGGCGGCCTTCAGCCAGATCATCGAGGCCAACGTCTTCGACCTGCCGGGGGCGGTCAAGGCCAACCAGCGCCTGCTGGCACTGGGCATGATCGGCGCCATCCAGGAGCTGCTCATCGAGTGGGTGCTGGCCGACGACCCGCCCGCGGTCGATCACCTGATCAGCACCGCCGTGCACATCTTCTACCGGTCTTTCGTCACGTGA
- a CDS encoding STAS domain-containing protein, translated as MRATGNPGAQVVSVGNRLDVGTVAGVRPRLHDAVDSGRGDLIVDLSGLEMIDATGLGVLVGTHRRALAAERRLILRGVPPRVMRVLAVTRLNRVLTVELSMAAVA; from the coding sequence ATGCGCGCCACTGGAAACCCCGGAGCCCAGGTGGTCAGTGTCGGCAACCGGCTCGACGTGGGCACCGTCGCCGGAGTGCGCCCGCGACTGCACGACGCGGTCGATTCCGGCCGCGGCGATCTGATCGTGGATCTCTCCGGGCTGGAGATGATCGACGCCACCGGCCTCGGCGTGCTGGTGGGCACGCACCGCCGCGCGCTGGCCGCGGAACGCCGTCTCATCCTGCGCGGGGTGCCGCCTCGCGTCATGCGCGTGCTGGCGGTGACCCGGCTCAACCGGGTGCTCACCGTCGAGCTGTCCATGGCCGCGGTGGCCTGA
- a CDS encoding aldehyde dehydrogenase family protein: MTTATGRLTFDSLDPATGAVVGTHPIQDAAAVRAAVAEAGAAAVRWAGLGWVERRRRLLDYKAVITRNIAGIVATVHDETGKPEADATLEVVLTITHLDWAARNAHRVLGPRRVSPGMMGANISATLEYRPLGVVGVIGPWNYPVFTPMGSIAYALAAGNAVVFKPSELTPGVGVLLAELFSEAVPEHGVFRTVTGLGETGAALAGDPGVGKIAFTGSTATAKRVMAACAANLTPLVAECGGKDALIVDEGADLPAAADAALWGALSNAGQTCVGVERVYVVDAVYDGFMGELTRRARKVRAGEDYGPITMPAQLDVIRRHIQDAVAGGRAVLGGPESVRAPFVDPVIVEDVPEESVSVREETFGPTLTVKRVADVEEALEKANASAYGLAGTVFSGNARRAVELARRMRGGMTAINSIISFAAVPSLPFGGVGDSGFGRIHGADGLREFSRPKAVSRQRFALPGMNLTSFTRGQKELDRLVRLVTFLHGRRKR; this comes from the coding sequence ATGACCACGGCGACCGGCCGGCTCACCTTCGACTCCCTCGATCCGGCCACGGGCGCCGTCGTCGGCACCCACCCGATCCAGGACGCGGCGGCCGTGCGCGCGGCCGTGGCGGAGGCCGGGGCTGCCGCCGTCCGGTGGGCCGGGCTGGGGTGGGTCGAGCGCAGGCGGCGGCTGCTCGACTACAAGGCCGTCATCACCCGGAACATCGCCGGGATCGTCGCCACCGTCCACGACGAGACCGGCAAGCCTGAGGCCGACGCCACCCTGGAGGTCGTCCTGACCATCACCCATCTCGACTGGGCCGCGCGGAACGCGCACCGGGTGCTCGGGCCGAGAAGGGTCTCCCCCGGGATGATGGGCGCCAACATCTCGGCCACGCTGGAGTACCGGCCGCTCGGGGTGGTCGGGGTGATCGGACCGTGGAACTACCCGGTGTTCACCCCGATGGGGTCGATCGCCTACGCGCTGGCGGCGGGGAACGCGGTGGTGTTCAAGCCCAGCGAGCTGACCCCCGGCGTGGGCGTGCTGCTGGCGGAGCTGTTCAGCGAGGCCGTTCCCGAGCACGGGGTGTTCCGGACGGTCACCGGGCTGGGCGAGACGGGGGCCGCGCTGGCCGGTGACCCGGGGGTGGGGAAGATCGCCTTCACCGGCTCGACCGCCACCGCCAAGCGGGTGATGGCCGCGTGCGCGGCGAACCTCACGCCGCTGGTCGCCGAGTGCGGCGGCAAGGACGCGCTGATCGTGGACGAGGGTGCCGACCTGCCGGCCGCGGCGGACGCGGCCCTGTGGGGCGCGCTGTCCAACGCGGGCCAGACCTGCGTCGGCGTGGAGCGCGTCTACGTGGTGGACGCGGTCTACGACGGCTTCATGGGGGAGCTGACCCGGCGGGCCCGGAAGGTCAGGGCCGGGGAGGACTACGGCCCGATCACCATGCCGGCCCAGCTCGACGTCATCCGGCGGCACATCCAGGACGCGGTCGCGGGCGGCAGGGCCGTCCTCGGCGGCCCCGAGTCGGTTCGCGCGCCCTTCGTGGACCCGGTGATCGTGGAGGACGTGCCGGAGGAGTCCGTGTCGGTCCGCGAGGAGACGTTCGGCCCGACCCTGACGGTCAAACGGGTCGCCGACGTGGAGGAGGCACTGGAGAAGGCCAACGCCTCCGCGTACGGCCTGGCCGGGACGGTCTTCTCCGGCAACGCGCGGCGGGCCGTGGAGCTCGCGCGCCGGATGCGCGGCGGGATGACCGCGATCAATTCGATCATCTCCTTCGCCGCGGTCCCCTCGCTGCCGTTCGGCGGGGTGGGCGACTCCGGCTTCGGCCGCATCCACGGCGCGGACGGGCTGCGGGAGTTCTCCCGCCCCAAGGCCGTCTCGCGGCAGCGCTTCGCGCTGCCCGGAATGAACCTCACCTCGTTCACTCGCGGCCAGAAGGAACTTGACCGACTAGTCAGGCTTGTCACCTTCTTGCATGGACGACGGAAGCGATAG
- a CDS encoding ABC transporter permease — protein sequence MKTDVLHAVRLARLDLTLVARNTTVMFNVLLLPLLMAWMFTQTQGGTDIAGVSGELFVLTGVPGLMLGFAVFINLVNSFTARREELVLKRLRGGQPSGPAVLGGAALGALALFLGQVVLLAIWMHRTDGVLPANVPLLLVAAALGVALFGLLAAAFSGITPNAELAQITVLPVILVMMIGAPVAYPADALPGPLGVVSNLLPVTPVVEIMRTGFLGADHISGSGEALSMAGQWVAALPSLGILVAWIAVAALLARWLFRWEPRHG from the coding sequence ATGAAGACCGACGTTCTGCACGCCGTACGGCTGGCGAGGCTCGACCTGACCCTGGTGGCCAGGAACACCACGGTGATGTTCAACGTGCTGCTGCTGCCGCTCCTGATGGCCTGGATGTTCACCCAGACCCAGGGAGGCACGGACATCGCCGGGGTGTCCGGGGAGCTTTTCGTGCTGACCGGGGTGCCCGGCCTGATGCTGGGGTTCGCGGTCTTCATCAACCTGGTCAACTCCTTCACGGCCCGGCGTGAGGAACTGGTGCTCAAGCGGCTGCGCGGGGGCCAGCCGTCCGGGCCGGCGGTCCTCGGCGGCGCCGCCCTCGGCGCGCTCGCGCTCTTCCTCGGCCAGGTGGTGCTGCTGGCGATCTGGATGCACCGGACCGACGGGGTCCTGCCGGCCAACGTGCCGCTGCTGCTGGTCGCGGCCGCCCTGGGAGTCGCGCTGTTCGGCCTGCTGGCCGCCGCCTTCTCCGGGATCACGCCCAACGCCGAGCTGGCCCAGATCACGGTCCTGCCGGTGATCCTGGTCATGATGATCGGCGCGCCGGTGGCCTACCCCGCCGACGCGCTGCCCGGCCCGCTGGGGGTGGTCTCCAACCTGCTCCCGGTGACCCCGGTCGTGGAGATCATGCGTACGGGCTTCCTCGGCGCCGACCACATCTCCGGGAGCGGCGAGGCGCTGAGCATGGCCGGGCAGTGGGTGGCCGCGCTGCCCTCGCTCGGAATCCTGGTGGCCTGGATCGCGGTGGCGGCCCTGCTGGCCAGGTGGCTGTTCCGGTGGGAGCCCCGGCACGGATAA
- a CDS encoding response regulator transcription factor, which yields MIRVLLADDEHLIRGAIATLLGLEPDIEVVAQVARGDLVAQAVRDHRPDVIVLDIEMPGMDGLTVAETLPGHAVLMLSSFGRPGYLRRALAAGVRGFIPKDASADELATAIRKVSSGGRYLDPEMAASAMMAGESPLTERERDALALASRGASVGEIAVSLHLTEGTVRNYLSSAITKLGASNRITAIHAAQEKGWL from the coding sequence ATGATCCGGGTGCTGCTGGCCGACGACGAGCATCTCATCCGCGGGGCGATCGCCACGCTGCTCGGCCTGGAGCCGGACATCGAGGTGGTGGCGCAGGTCGCCAGGGGCGACCTGGTGGCGCAGGCCGTACGGGATCACCGGCCCGATGTGATCGTGCTGGACATCGAGATGCCCGGGATGGACGGGCTGACCGTGGCCGAGACGCTGCCCGGCCACGCGGTGCTGATGCTGAGCAGTTTCGGCCGTCCCGGATATCTGAGAAGGGCGCTCGCGGCGGGGGTGCGCGGCTTCATCCCCAAGGACGCCTCCGCCGACGAACTGGCGACGGCGATCCGTAAGGTAAGCTCCGGCGGACGCTATCTCGACCCGGAGATGGCGGCCTCGGCGATGATGGCGGGGGAGAGCCCGCTCACCGAGCGTGAGCGTGACGCTCTGGCCCTGGCCTCGCGGGGCGCGTCGGTCGGGGAGATCGCGGTGTCGCTGCACCTCACCGAGGGCACCGTGCGCAACTACCTGTCCAGCGCCATCACCAAGCTGGGCGCCAGCAACCGGATCACCGCCATCCACGCCGCCCAGGAAAAAGGTTGGCTCTAA
- a CDS encoding sensor histidine kinase, with amino-acid sequence MSIKADGRVAGRFRRSVLHVFPRRRKRTTFERLRRLTIWSLTTGPLLVWFGALGGIAEEFSVPGGIAEHAGADLLVLILGLLGLAAFSVLYMRMVKAAIAGTSANREIVASAVLAVVLLLTQETQLWTWGLVAPAWAAGAALLLSRMGTFVAGLGAAVVALLLTPVDDGSGSIIGRVLAAPHPGEDTAPLAGALAGAFVGVALSLPCANRLQLWFWEVVRLAEEGKEAQARLAVTEERLRFSRDLHDLVGHSLSAIAVKSEVAAKLSKVDTERAAGEMEEVRGLAREALKEIRAAVRGYRTVDLDAELRSMTAVLEADGIRCTLETPQEPVPEELGTLLAWVVREGTTNVLRHSSATRCRITITLRGGVAVLEMVNDGVTGLDGRGGTGLIGLSERVAAMGGAVAAGAGGAGEFRLRATVPLEGVR; translated from the coding sequence ATGTCGATAAAAGCTGACGGAAGAGTGGCGGGGCGCTTCAGGCGCTCCGTCCTCCACGTGTTCCCCCGGCGCAGGAAGCGCACGACCTTCGAGCGGCTCCGCCGGTTGACCATCTGGTCGCTGACCACCGGTCCGCTCCTGGTCTGGTTCGGTGCCCTCGGCGGGATCGCCGAGGAGTTCAGTGTCCCCGGCGGGATCGCCGAGCACGCGGGGGCGGACCTGCTCGTCCTCATCCTCGGGCTGCTGGGGCTGGCCGCCTTCAGCGTCCTCTACATGAGGATGGTGAAGGCTGCCATCGCGGGGACCTCGGCCAACCGCGAGATCGTGGCCTCGGCCGTGCTCGCGGTCGTCCTGCTGCTGACCCAGGAGACCCAGCTGTGGACCTGGGGGCTGGTCGCCCCGGCCTGGGCGGCGGGCGCGGCGCTGCTGCTGAGCAGGATGGGCACGTTCGTCGCCGGTCTCGGCGCCGCCGTGGTCGCACTGCTTCTCACACCGGTCGATGACGGCTCCGGCTCCATCATCGGACGCGTGCTGGCCGCACCACACCCGGGCGAGGACACGGCCCCCCTCGCCGGCGCCCTCGCGGGCGCCTTCGTCGGGGTCGCCCTGTCGCTGCCCTGCGCGAACCGGTTGCAGCTCTGGTTCTGGGAGGTCGTCAGGCTGGCGGAGGAGGGCAAGGAGGCCCAGGCCCGGCTGGCCGTCACCGAGGAGCGGCTCCGCTTCTCGCGCGACCTGCACGACCTGGTCGGGCACAGCCTGTCCGCGATCGCGGTCAAGAGCGAGGTGGCCGCCAAGCTGTCGAAGGTGGACACCGAGCGGGCCGCCGGCGAGATGGAGGAGGTCCGGGGACTGGCCCGGGAGGCGCTGAAGGAGATCCGAGCGGCGGTGCGCGGCTACCGGACGGTCGATCTCGACGCCGAGCTGCGCAGCATGACCGCGGTGCTGGAGGCCGACGGCATCCGCTGCACGCTGGAGACGCCTCAGGAGCCGGTGCCCGAGGAGCTGGGCACGCTGCTGGCCTGGGTGGTCCGCGAGGGCACCACCAACGTGCTGCGGCACAGCTCGGCGACCCGGTGCCGGATCACGATCACCCTCCGCGGCGGCGTGGCCGTGCTGGAGATGGTCAACGACGGCGTGACCGGGCTGGACGGGCGCGGCGGCACCGGCCTCATCGGGCTGTCGGAGCGGGTGGCCGCCATGGGGGGTGCCGTCGCCGCCGGCGCCGGCGGCGCGGGAGAGTTCAGGTTGCGGGCGACGGTCCCGCTGGAGGGGGTCAGATGA
- a CDS encoding response regulator, whose amino-acid sequence MLRLMIVDDHPVVREGLRGMLEADPGITVVGEAASGDEAVVRAGELRPDVILMDLRMPDGDGVSATGRILAERPESRVIVLTTYETDQDIVRAVEAGAAGYLLKDTSRADLLAAIVSAARGETVLSPSVATRLVTRMRAPVSESLSPREAEVLSLVARGLTNAQIGKELFISETTVKTHLLRVFGKLGVSDRTAAVTTALDRGLLTR is encoded by the coding sequence GTGCTGCGTCTGATGATCGTCGATGACCATCCGGTGGTCCGCGAGGGGCTGCGGGGGATGCTGGAGGCCGACCCCGGGATCACGGTGGTGGGCGAGGCGGCGTCGGGGGACGAGGCGGTCGTGCGGGCCGGGGAGCTGCGGCCCGACGTGATCCTGATGGACCTGCGCATGCCGGACGGCGACGGGGTGAGCGCCACCGGGCGCATCCTCGCCGAGCGGCCGGAGAGCCGGGTGATCGTGCTGACCACCTACGAGACCGACCAGGACATCGTGCGGGCGGTCGAGGCGGGGGCCGCCGGATACCTGCTGAAGGACACCTCCAGGGCCGACCTGCTGGCCGCGATCGTCTCCGCGGCGCGGGGCGAGACCGTGCTGTCGCCGTCGGTGGCGACCCGTCTGGTCACCCGGATGCGGGCCCCGGTGAGCGAGTCGCTGTCGCCGCGGGAGGCCGAGGTGCTCTCCCTGGTGGCCCGGGGGCTGACCAACGCGCAGATCGGCAAGGAGCTGTTCATCAGCGAGACCACGGTCAAGACCCACCTGCTGCGCGTCTTCGGCAAGCTCGGCGTCTCCGACCGCACCGCCGCCGTGACCACGGCGCTGGACCGGGGACTTCTCACCCGGTAA
- a CDS encoding S41 family peptidase — protein MASGFYLRFPHISRETLTFVADDDVWAAPAAGGRAWRLSSDRAPAGHPHLSPDATKVAWTSVRDGAPEVFLADLESGSAERLTYWGDRRTRTRGWTPDGRVLAISATGQPFASRSWAYALGDGRVERLPYGPVTDLSVTGDAVALLTASLARDPGTWKRYRGGTAGRLWVQRAGGDFTRLLAEVNGHFASPMLVGGRLVFLSDHEGVGNLYSCALDGTGLRRHTDHDVFYARHATTDGTRIVYQNAGDLYLLDDLDAETRKLDVTLGSPLRGRQPYQVNAGRRLHDLAVDATGRASAVEIQGSVHWITHRDGPARQLSTGLSAGKPRILGTDRVVWVFDDGERQGLEIGPASGGESRRIAAGKLGEVGDLAVAPDGNAIAVAARDGRLLLVDVASGEVTELATANGEIEGLAWSPDSAWLAWSHPEATPLRRIRLARVMDRVVTDVTDGRFVDVSPAFAGDYLAFLSRRGFDPVYDAHSFDMSFPFGYRPYLVPLAAATPSPFAPSSDGRAVGEPDDDDKKKRKDDAAMTVDLDGIAARVVQVPVPEGRYSALRAVKGGFVWLREPLAGELGEDRDQVGGEPPQPALDRYDLVKRKCEEVVDKLDRYWVSGDGTQLVVRDKGALTVRPVTGKNGGDDATVDLSRIRVTADPQAQRRHAYSQMGRRMRADFWVEDMADVEWDAVLEEYRPLVERVATADDFADLLWEVLGELGSSHAYVDAAPWGHPASDSVGLLGADLSWNGDGRWQVDRVLPGESSDVHARSPLAVPGAGIQQGETLLAVDGRPVPPQGPASLLVGAADKAVELTLGGGRRVVVTPLRDDRRLRYQDWVAGRRAHVRGLGDGRVGYLHIPDMVAEGWAQFHRDLRREMTFEALVVDVRGNRGGHTSELVIEKLIRRVIAWDLPRGMTPITYPEDAPRGPLVAVTDQDAGSDGDIVTAAFKIHKLGPVVGTRTWGGVIGIEGGHRLVDGSHITVPRYSFWFEGLGWGVENYGVDPDVEVDITPDDWAAGRDPQLEEAVRLALAALDERPAASPPDPATRPSRRRPALPPRP, from the coding sequence ATGGCTTCTGGTTTTTACCTGCGATTCCCTCACATCTCCCGCGAGACGCTGACGTTCGTCGCAGACGACGACGTCTGGGCGGCTCCCGCGGCCGGAGGACGGGCCTGGCGTCTCTCCTCTGACCGCGCGCCCGCCGGCCACCCCCACCTGTCCCCGGACGCCACGAAGGTCGCCTGGACCAGCGTCCGCGACGGTGCCCCGGAGGTGTTCCTGGCCGACCTGGAGTCCGGCTCCGCCGAGCGGCTGACCTACTGGGGCGACCGCCGGACCCGCACGCGCGGCTGGACGCCGGACGGCAGGGTCCTCGCGATCAGCGCGACCGGCCAGCCGTTCGCCTCGCGGAGCTGGGCCTACGCCCTGGGCGACGGCCGGGTCGAGCGGCTGCCGTACGGCCCCGTCACCGATCTGTCGGTCACCGGCGACGCGGTGGCGCTGCTCACGGCCTCCCTCGCCCGGGATCCGGGCACCTGGAAGCGCTACCGGGGCGGTACGGCGGGGCGCCTCTGGGTCCAGCGGGCGGGTGGCGACTTCACCCGGCTCCTGGCGGAGGTGAACGGCCACTTCGCCAGCCCCATGCTCGTCGGCGGGCGCCTGGTCTTCCTCTCCGACCACGAGGGGGTCGGCAACCTCTACTCCTGCGCGCTGGACGGCACCGGTCTGCGCCGGCACACCGACCACGATGTCTTCTACGCCCGGCACGCCACCACCGACGGGACCCGGATCGTCTACCAGAACGCCGGTGACCTCTACCTGCTGGACGACCTTGACGCCGAGACCCGCAAGCTCGACGTCACGCTCGGCTCCCCGCTGCGGGGGCGGCAGCCGTACCAGGTCAACGCGGGCCGCAGGCTGCACGATCTGGCCGTGGACGCGACCGGGCGGGCCAGCGCGGTGGAGATCCAGGGCTCGGTGCACTGGATCACCCACCGGGACGGCCCGGCGCGGCAGCTCAGCACCGGCCTGTCGGCGGGGAAACCCCGCATCCTCGGTACGGACCGGGTGGTGTGGGTCTTCGACGACGGGGAGCGGCAGGGCCTGGAGATCGGGCCGGCCAGTGGCGGGGAGAGCCGCAGGATCGCCGCGGGCAAGCTCGGCGAGGTCGGTGACCTGGCCGTCGCACCCGACGGGAACGCGATCGCGGTGGCCGCCAGGGACGGGCGGCTGCTCCTGGTGGACGTGGCCTCCGGTGAGGTCACCGAGCTCGCCACCGCCAACGGTGAGATCGAGGGACTGGCCTGGTCCCCCGACTCCGCCTGGCTGGCCTGGTCGCACCCGGAGGCCACGCCGCTGCGCCGGATCCGGCTGGCCAGGGTGATGGACCGGGTCGTCACCGACGTCACCGACGGCCGGTTCGTGGACGTCTCGCCCGCATTCGCCGGGGACTATCTGGCGTTCCTGTCCCGGCGCGGCTTCGACCCGGTCTACGACGCGCACTCCTTCGACATGTCCTTCCCGTTCGGCTACCGCCCCTACCTGGTACCGCTGGCCGCGGCGACCCCGTCGCCGTTCGCGCCCAGCTCCGACGGCCGGGCCGTCGGCGAACCCGATGACGACGACAAGAAGAAGCGCAAGGACGACGCCGCGATGACCGTCGACCTGGACGGTATCGCCGCCCGGGTCGTGCAGGTGCCGGTGCCCGAGGGGCGCTACTCGGCGCTCCGCGCGGTCAAGGGCGGGTTCGTCTGGCTGCGCGAGCCGCTGGCCGGGGAGCTCGGCGAGGACCGCGACCAGGTGGGGGGCGAGCCGCCCCAGCCCGCGCTGGACCGTTACGACCTGGTCAAGCGCAAGTGCGAGGAAGTGGTCGACAAGCTCGACCGGTACTGGGTGAGCGGGGACGGCACCCAGCTCGTCGTCCGTGACAAGGGCGCGCTCACCGTCCGCCCGGTGACCGGCAAGAACGGCGGGGACGACGCGACGGTCGACCTGTCGCGGATCCGCGTCACCGCCGACCCGCAGGCCCAGCGGCGGCACGCCTACAGCCAGATGGGCCGCCGGATGCGGGCCGACTTCTGGGTCGAGGACATGGCGGACGTCGAGTGGGACGCCGTGCTGGAGGAGTACCGGCCGCTGGTGGAGCGCGTCGCGACCGCCGACGACTTCGCCGACCTGCTCTGGGAGGTGCTCGGGGAGCTGGGCAGCTCGCACGCCTACGTCGACGCCGCCCCCTGGGGGCACCCCGCCTCCGACTCGGTCGGCCTGCTCGGCGCCGACCTGTCCTGGAACGGCGACGGCCGCTGGCAGGTGGACCGGGTGCTGCCCGGCGAGTCCTCCGACGTGCACGCCCGCTCACCGCTGGCCGTGCCCGGAGCGGGGATCCAGCAGGGGGAGACGCTGCTGGCGGTCGACGGCCGCCCGGTGCCGCCGCAGGGCCCCGCCTCGCTGCTGGTCGGCGCGGCGGACAAGGCGGTCGAGCTGACCCTGGGCGGCGGGCGGAGGGTGGTCGTCACGCCGCTCCGCGACGATCGGCGCCTGCGCTACCAGGACTGGGTGGCCGGGCGCCGGGCGCATGTCCGAGGTCTCGGTGACGGCCGTGTCGGCTACCTGCACATCCCGGACATGGTCGCCGAGGGGTGGGCGCAGTTCCACCGCGACCTGCGCAGGGAGATGACCTTCGAGGCGCTCGTCGTGGACGTCCGGGGCAACCGGGGCGGCCACACCTCCGAACTCGTCATCGAGAAGCTGATCCGCCGGGTCATCGCCTGGGACCTGCCCCGGGGCATGACGCCGATCACCTACCCCGAGGACGCTCCGCGCGGTCCGCTGGTCGCGGTCACCGACCAGGACGCCGGATCCGACGGCGACATCGTCACCGCCGCTTTCAAGATCCACAAGCTCGGGCCGGTGGTCGGCACCCGCACCTGGGGTGGCGTCATCGGCATCGAGGGGGGTCACCGCCTGGTCGACGGGTCGCACATCACGGTGCCCCGGTACTCGTTCTGGTTCGAGGGGCTCGGCTGGGGCGTGGAGAACTACGGCGTCGACCCGGACGTCGAGGTGGACATCACCCCCGATGACTGGGCGGCCGGCCGGGACCCGCAGCTTGAGGAGGCGGTACGGCTCGCGCTGGCCGCCCTCGACGAGCGGCCCGCGGCGTCCCCGCCCGACCCCGCCACCCGCCCCTCCCGCCGCCGCCCGGCGCTGCCGCCCCGCCCGTAG